The Ramlibacter sp. PS4R-6 nucleotide sequence TGCCCAAGGAATCGGTCGCGATCTGGTTCGGCATCATGGTGCTGATGGTCGTGGAGTTCGGCCTGCTGGCGCCGCCCGTCGGGCTGAACGTCTACGTGGTGAACGGCATGGCGCGCGACGTGCCCATCGCCGAGAGCTACCGCGGCGTGATGCCCTTCCTGGTGAGCGACACGCTGCGCACCCTGCTGCTTTTGTTCTTCCCCGCGATTTCCCTCTGGCTCGTGCAGTACATCGGTTGAGGGAAAGCCCGGGAAACGCGCACGTCCCCGCTGCGTTAAGTTAGCAACGTCCCCCAGATTGGAGCCCGCCATGATCCGCCGCCGCACCCTGCTGCAATCCTCCGCCGCCGTCGCGCTCGCCGCGCCCGGCCTGTCCGGCCTTGCGCAGCAGTCGGTCACGCTCAAGTTCCACACCTTCATGGCGCCGCAGTCGAACGTGTGGCTCACCATGCACAAGCCGTGGATGGAAAAGGTCGAGAAGGACTCGGGCGGCCGCATCAAGTTCGAGGCCTACCCCGCCATGCAGCTCGGCGGCACGCCAGTGCAGCTGTACGACCAGGCCAAGGACGGCGTGGTCGACATCGTGTGGACCCTGCCGGCCAACACCGCGGGGCGCTTCCCGCGCATCGAGGTGTTCGAGCTGCCGTTCTTCATGACGAACGCGGAGGCCACCTCCAAGGCCTACTGGGAGTACCACCAGTCGATGGCCAAGGAGGAGTTCAGCGACACGCAGGTGATCGCGCTGCACGTGCACGGGCCCGGCATGTTCCACATGAAGGAAAAGCTGATCAAGCACCCGGACGACCTGCGCGGCATGAAGCTGCGTGGCCCCACGCGCCAGATCACCAAGATGCTCGGCAACCTGGGCGCCACGCCGGTGGGCATGCCGCTGCCGCAGATTCCCGATGCGCTGTCCAAGGGCACCATCGACGGCTGCGTGATCCCGTGGGAGGTGGTGCCTTCGGTGAAGGTGCACGAGCTCACCAAGTTCCACAGCCAGTTCGACCCGGCGGGCGGCGCGCTCTACACGACGACCTTCGTCATGGCGATGAACAAGGCGAAGTACAACGCGCTCGCGCCGGACCTCAGGAAAGTCATCGACGCCAACTCCGGGCTCGCGACTTCCGCATGGCTGGGCAAGGTGCAGCAGGGCAACGACCCCATCGGCCGCAAGGCCGCGGAAGACCGCAAGAACACCATCTACACCATCCCCGCCGCCGACGCGCAGGAATTCAAGCGCAAGGCCCGCCTGGTGGAGGTGGAGTGGGTCGCCGACATGGACAAGCGCGGCTTCGACGGCAAGAAGCTGATCGAGACGGCCCGCGGCCTCGTCGAGAAGCACACGAAGACGACGAAGGCGTGAGCGGTAAACTCGACTGAGTGTCGCTCCCGCCTTTTCGCACACCCATCAAGCACTGCCGCAACTGCGGCGAGGCCGTCGCGTACCGCGTGCCGGACGACGGGGATACGCGCGTGCGCGCCGTCTGCCCGGCCTGCGACACCATCCACTACGAGAACCCGCTGAACGTGGTGGGCACGGTGCCGCATTGGGGCGACCAGGTGCTGCTGTGCAAGCGGAACATCGAGCCGCGCTGGGGCAAGTGGACCTTGCCGGCGGGGTTCATGGAACTGGGCGAATCGGCGGCAGAAGGTGCCGCGCGCGAGACCGACGAGGAAGCCGGCGCGAAGTTCGAGATGGGCGAATTGCTCTCGGTGCTGTCGGTGCCGCGCGTGGGCCAGGTGCACATGTACTGGCTGGCGAAGCTGCTGTCCGACCGCTTCGAGCCCGGCACCGAAACCATCGAGGCGCGCCTCTTCACGGAGGACGAGATCCCGTGGGACGAGATCGCCTTCAAGACGGTGTACGAGACACTGAAGTGCTACTTCGCCGACCGGCGCGCCGGCCGCTTCGCCGTGCACGTGATCGACATCACCTGACCGCGGCGCGCTAGTAGCCGCCGCCGACGGCGCCTCGCCCGGTCCCTTCGCGCAGGCGCTTCTCTTCGCGCCATTTCACGCACAGCGGGTGGTTGCGCGCAGCGGGCTTCTCGCATTGCTCCGCCAGGCAGAACTCGCGCGTGAGGAACATCTTCTCGCGGCAGGCCTCGACCGCACTCCCGTTCGCCGCGGCTGGCGCAGGCGCCGGCGCGGGCCGCGCCGTTTCGGTGTGCGGTTGCGGCACGAACGCGGGACGCGCAGTCTCGACCTGCGCGGGCCCGCCACTGGCCTTGGGCTTGGCGGGCGCCACCTTGGCCGGCGCGGGCTTGGACGCGGTGGCAACCGCGGTCTTGCTGGCGGCCGCAGGCGCGGCGCTGGCGGCCGCACTGGCCGTCTGAACGGGCTCGCTGGCGGCCACTGCGGGCGTGACACCCGTTGCGGGGACCTGCGCCGAAGACGAAGCGGCCGAAGCGACCTCCGCCGGGGCGGCTGCCGCCGATGCGGCGGACGATGCGGCCGCCGCTGCCGAATCGGCCGGCGCGTGGCTGCGGCCCATCAGCGCGAAGGCTGCGATGCCGATGACGGCCACCGCGCCGATACCGGCCAGCACCGCGACCGGCGGTTTCCTGGCGGTGCCTGCCGCGGCGGGCGCTTTCGCCGCCCGCTCGGCAGGCGCGGCCTTCGCCGTAGCCGCCGACGCTGCGGCCGCGGGCGCCGGGCTGGACACCGGCGTCGCCGGCGCGGCGCCCGCCTTCGCCACCGCCTTCTGCGCGTCGGGACGGATGAACGTGATGGTCTCGGGAAAGTCGGTGCCGTCGGTGCCCGTGCCTGTACCCGTACCGGTCGGGCTCGAGCCGCCTTCGGCCGTCACCAGCGAAGCGACGGGCGCGGCTTCGGCAGCAGCCGGGGCCACCGCAGGAGCCGACGCGACGGCCGGTACGGGCGCGGCCACCGGGGGCGGGGCCGGGACGGCCGCGGGGCTCGTCGCCTCCACCGGCTTGACCATGGAGGGCATGGTGCCGGTGCGAAGGCGCGTCGCTTCCTCGTCGGGCTCGTCGGCCCGCTGCGGCGTGGCCGTCAGCGCCGACCCGCTCAGCACCGTCTGGTCCGGCGAGGTGTTGGCCCCGCCGGTGAGCTTGCGCAGGCGCCGGCGCGCGAGGTCGGCATAGATGCCGGCGGGGAATTTCTCGAGGAAGGCCTCGAACTCCTCCGCATCGGTGGAGTCCTTGATGTCCTTCCAGTAGACGAGCTCGACCTCCTGCGTGACCGTGGAGGGGCTCGTGACCGCGCCGACCACCGATTGCAGGCCGCGCGAGCCGGTGCCGCCCGCATCGGGCTTCTTCAGCGGGTTGGCCGCGGGCACGACGGTGACGTCCTCCGCGCGGCGGATGGCCGACTGCATGGCGGCGGCGAAATCGCGCGCGGTGGCGAAACGCTCCTCGCGCGTCTTGGCCAGTGCGCGGGCCACCACGGCGTCGATCGCGGTCGGCAGCTTCGGGTTGATCGTGCTCGGGTGCGGCGGCGTGTGGCCGATGATCTGGTGGATGATCGAGAAGTCGTTGTCGCCGTCGAAGGGCCGCTTGTCGGTGAGCAGCTGGTAGAGCACGACGCCGACGGAGAACAGGTCCGCGCGCGAATCGATCTTCTGGCCCTGCACCTGCTCGGGCGCCATGTACTTCAGCGTGCCGACCATGCTGCCCTGCGTGCGCGTGGCCTCGCCCGAGTCCTGGATGCGGGCCACGCCGAAGTCGGTGAGCTTCACGCGCCCGCCCGGCTCGATCAGCAGGTTGGCCGGCTTGATGTCGCGGTGGACGATGCCCTGCTTGTGCGCGTAGTCCAGCGCCGAGAGCAGGTCGCGCACCATCTTGAGCGACTGCTCCAGCGAGTAGCGCACGCCCTTGTCCAGGTGGTGCTTGAGGTCGTCGCCCTGGATGTACTCCATAACCAGGAAGGCGATGTCGCCGTCGCGGTCGGAGTCGTAGACGCTGACGATGTTGGGGTGCTGCAGGCGGGCCGCGCTGCGGGCCTCGGTGCGGAAGCGGTGCTCGTACTCGGCCGCGGCTTCTTCCGACAGGTTCTCGACCTTGACGGTCTTGATCGCGACGCGGCGGTCGAGGTTGGGGTCCTTGCCCTCGTACACGATGCCCATCGCGCCCTTGCCCAGGACGCGGACGAGTTCGTAGCGGCCGAGTTTCTTGAGACTCACGAGACTGCAGCGGTCCTGCTTGAGGGAAAACCCATTCTAGCCTCAGGCTCAGCAGCGGGCACGCGGGAAAGCAAGGCCCGGCGCGGCTTTCACGCCTTGCGTGTCTCGCGCCGGATACGCAGGCTCTCGCGCAGGTAGGCCTCGGTGAAGTGCCGGTCCAGCTGGCGCTGCGCCCACTTCTGCATGTCGGCGCCCTGCTCCTCGTACCACTTCGAGTAGGCGTCCCAGGCGCGGGTGCCCTCGAACAGCTTGGTGCCTTCGCCGAGCAGCTTCGTCCTGAGCGTGGCGGGCGCCAGGTCGCGCAGCGTGCCTTCGATCGCCGCGCGCGCCGCGGCGGCCGACGCCGTGTTGTGCGCGACGAGGTCCACCAGCACCTCGCGCATGGCGCGCTCCGCGGACACGAAACCCACCGCCGCGAGCCTGCCGCCGAACAGGTACTTGAGCTTGGTCTCGGCAGGCCAGGCGGTCTTGAGCGGGTTGTTGTCCTTGGTCGCCATCATCGTGCGGTCCTCGGAGCGCAGGTCCTTCTTCACGCCCGTGACCGTGGCATGCAGGTCCAGCACGCCCAGGACCAGCAGCCGCACGAGCCGGCCCATGGCCTCGAGCTCGCCCTTGCTCATGGTGCCCGCCTCCACGCCCAGGCCCTGGAAGAAGGACGCCACCTCGCCGGCCTCCATCGACGCCGCGTCGAAGCCGCCGCCGCCGCCCGCCGTGTTGACCGGCCCGAAGGTCGTGGTGAAGCCCCAGTCGGCGCCGAAGGGGTCGTCTTCCGGGGGCGGCGCGGCCACCAGCGGCATCGTCTCGGCGCTGGCCTGCAGCGCAGCCCAGGGGTCGGCCTCCTTCGTGTCCGCCTTCGTTTCGCCCGCGACCTGCCGGGCGACGACCACGTAGTCGCCGACCTTCATCGACTGGCCGGCGGGCAGCACGCCGCGCGCGCCCGGCGGCGCCTCCCCGAACGCCATCTCGATGCCGTTCACCGAGGAGACGACGTGGAAGTGCAGCTCATCGCCCTCGGCCCACAGGGCCAGGTGCCGGCGCGAGACCGTGCGCTGCGGGTCCGGCAGGCACACGTCGCACTCGGTGTCACGGCCCAGCACCAGCTGGGGGTCGCCGGCCGCGAGGCGGCGGGTGGCGTCGAGGCCGGGGCCCGAGACATGGATTTCGAGGGCCATGGGGCGGGAAGGGGCGCGTCAGGCGCGCACGTTGAACTCGATGAGCGGCGCGTCTTCGGCTTCGCGCTCGCAGCCGAGCGAGATCTTGCCCTGCCCCACCAGGTAGCACTCGGTGCGGCGCAGCACCACCGGCTCGGCCTGGTTGCCGAAGTACACCCAGGTGCCGAAGCTGGAGGCGTCCTCCAGCACGAAGTGCCCGCCGCGCCAGCCGGCCGTGCAATGCACGCGCGAGACGCGGCCGTCGTTGACGGTGAGCGAGGCGGTGATCGAGCGGCCGATGGACACTTTCTCGCCGTGCGGCTCCAGGCGCACGGTCTTGCCGACGCCGGTGATCTCCAGCACGCCGGCCTTGCCCGCCTTGAACATGGACACGCCCATCACGGTGGCTTCGCTGTCGCCGCCGCCGACGTTCCAGTCGACGCGGAAGACTTCGGTCACTTCCTGCTTGCCGCGCAGGTACATGGGCCCGAGGCTGCGCAGCTGGGCCTGCTGTGCCCCCCCGAGCGATTCGCGCACGCGCGCGGTGGTGAGGATCTGGTCGGCGCCGGCCAGGTCCGCCAGGCGCGCCGCGCTGTTCACGGCGTCGCCGTAGCAGTCGCCCTCGATCTCGACGACCTCGCCCGACTCCACGCCCATCTGCATCTGCACGGGAGCGCCGGTGCCGCCGGGGTACACGGGCTTTTCCTTCAGGCGGTTCTGGATCGCGATGCAGGCATCGATGGCGTCGTTCTCGGTCTGGAAGACGGTGAAGATGCCGTCGCCGAGCAGCTTCACGACGCGGCCGCTGTGCTCCTCGAAGGTCTTGGACAGGGCCGTGGTGAGCTGCGTGACGAAGCGCCCGGCGGTCTCGTCGCCGAGCCGCTCGAAGATGCCGGTGCTCCCGACGAGGTCTGCAAAGACGACCGTGGCCATGGTTGGGGCATTCTATGCGTGCGGGTCCGCCGGGCAAGCCCTGCAACCCGGAGCATGCCAACGATTGCACAGGAAAAAAGGGCCGGCAACCGTGAAGTTGCAGGCCCTTTGGGTTTGTGGTCGGCGTGGCGGGATTCGAACTCGCGACCCCTTGCACCCCATGCAAGTGCGCTACCAGGC carries:
- a CDS encoding TRAP transporter substrate-binding protein, with the protein product MIRRRTLLQSSAAVALAAPGLSGLAQQSVTLKFHTFMAPQSNVWLTMHKPWMEKVEKDSGGRIKFEAYPAMQLGGTPVQLYDQAKDGVVDIVWTLPANTAGRFPRIEVFELPFFMTNAEATSKAYWEYHQSMAKEEFSDTQVIALHVHGPGMFHMKEKLIKHPDDLRGMKLRGPTRQITKMLGNLGATPVGMPLPQIPDALSKGTIDGCVIPWEVVPSVKVHELTKFHSQFDPAGGALYTTTFVMAMNKAKYNALAPDLRKVIDANSGLATSAWLGKVQQGNDPIGRKAAEDRKNTIYTIPAADAQEFKRKARLVEVEWVADMDKRGFDGKKLIETARGLVEKHTKTTKA
- a CDS encoding NUDIX hydrolase, with translation MSLPPFRTPIKHCRNCGEAVAYRVPDDGDTRVRAVCPACDTIHYENPLNVVGTVPHWGDQVLLCKRNIEPRWGKWTLPAGFMELGESAAEGAARETDEEAGAKFEMGELLSVLSVPRVGQVHMYWLAKLLSDRFEPGTETIEARLFTEDEIPWDEIAFKTVYETLKCYFADRRAGRFAVHVIDIT
- a CDS encoding serine/threonine-protein kinase, with translation MSLKKLGRYELVRVLGKGAMGIVYEGKDPNLDRRVAIKTVKVENLSEEAAAEYEHRFRTEARSAARLQHPNIVSVYDSDRDGDIAFLVMEYIQGDDLKHHLDKGVRYSLEQSLKMVRDLLSALDYAHKQGIVHRDIKPANLLIEPGGRVKLTDFGVARIQDSGEATRTQGSMVGTLKYMAPEQVQGQKIDSRADLFSVGVVLYQLLTDKRPFDGDNDFSIIHQIIGHTPPHPSTINPKLPTAIDAVVARALAKTREERFATARDFAAAMQSAIRRAEDVTVVPAANPLKKPDAGGTGSRGLQSVVGAVTSPSTVTQEVELVYWKDIKDSTDAEEFEAFLEKFPAGIYADLARRRLRKLTGGANTSPDQTVLSGSALTATPQRADEPDEEATRLRTGTMPSMVKPVEATSPAAVPAPPPVAAPVPAVASAPAVAPAAAEAAPVASLVTAEGGSSPTGTGTGTGTDGTDFPETITFIRPDAQKAVAKAGAAPATPVSSPAPAAAASAATAKAAPAERAAKAPAAAGTARKPPVAVLAGIGAVAVIGIAAFALMGRSHAPADSAAAAASSAASAAAAPAEVASAASSSAQVPATGVTPAVAASEPVQTASAAASAAPAAASKTAVATASKPAPAKVAPAKPKASGGPAQVETARPAFVPQPHTETARPAPAPAPAAANGSAVEACREKMFLTREFCLAEQCEKPAARNHPLCVKWREEKRLREGTGRGAVGGGY
- a CDS encoding type VI secretion system-associated FHA domain protein, with the translated sequence MALEIHVSGPGLDATRRLAAGDPQLVLGRDTECDVCLPDPQRTVSRRHLALWAEGDELHFHVVSSVNGIEMAFGEAPPGARGVLPAGQSMKVGDYVVVARQVAGETKADTKEADPWAALQASAETMPLVAAPPPEDDPFGADWGFTTTFGPVNTAGGGGGFDAASMEAGEVASFFQGLGVEAGTMSKGELEAMGRLVRLLVLGVLDLHATVTGVKKDLRSEDRTMMATKDNNPLKTAWPAETKLKYLFGGRLAAVGFVSAERAMREVLVDLVAHNTASAAAARAAIEGTLRDLAPATLRTKLLGEGTKLFEGTRAWDAYSKWYEEQGADMQKWAQRQLDRHFTEAYLRESLRIRRETRKA
- a CDS encoding adenylate/guanylate cyclase domain-containing protein — encoded protein: MATVVFADLVGSTGIFERLGDETAGRFVTQLTTALSKTFEEHSGRVVKLLGDGIFTVFQTENDAIDACIAIQNRLKEKPVYPGGTGAPVQMQMGVESGEVVEIEGDCYGDAVNSAARLADLAGADQILTTARVRESLGGAQQAQLRSLGPMYLRGKQEVTEVFRVDWNVGGGDSEATVMGVSMFKAGKAGVLEITGVGKTVRLEPHGEKVSIGRSITASLTVNDGRVSRVHCTAGWRGGHFVLEDASSFGTWVYFGNQAEPVVLRRTECYLVGQGKISLGCEREAEDAPLIEFNVRA